The nucleotide sequence TCATATATACACCCTCATGAGCCACTTCCTGCAGAAATGCCTCGTTAATCCCAAATAGATGTGAAGAATGCGACAGCATTTAGTGAACACACGCTTTTTTTctaatgtgtatatatatattttattattttgctgaTATTCTGAAGCATCAGGTTTAAGtctgtacatttgttttttatgtgcaatagatgttcaATTGTTCTCACACATGAACATGTGTACTTTATATGAATTTAGGGAACCTTTGTCAAAATGTCtaacatataaaacataataaaagcCACTGCATGCATTTAtggttaaaacattttttatgtgaATATGATATCATACAATAGATCACCACACTGGTTTGTTGTGTGAGTGCTGCATTTGTGTTGCAGTcatgttttattaaataaacattgttttgaaatacaacggttttattgtttgtacattttttagtTCAAATTATTTTCCCACACGGCCCTACTGTGTAAACATGCAATTAAAAAGAATTAATAGTCCGGTGTGTAGGATTTCGGGGGGTataatggcagaaatggaatataataagtattttttctgttatatttaaataactgaaaataagaatgattgtgtttttgttaccttagaatttTTATCTACACATGGAGCAGGTCTTCGTCCCCGGAGATCACCATGTGGCACCGCCATGTACGGTAGCCCAGAGCagccaaaccaaacactgcctcTAGATAGgttgtagttagcagcccctccccaATAAGCAGCGTTGGAAGAACACCACATTTTTTGGTACTTcagtttttaccggtttaaatcaccgaaTCCGAAAGTAAGAgacctttaaaaagaaaaaaggtgagcacacattagcaggtgctgggctaacgGCCCGTCTCCGACATATtgaacagcattggagaaatagtcatttgtaacatgaaactgctttatttagtattcttaccggtttaaatcactggatcAGTTTGTtctagagaggaagagacttctgcagGTAATTTGGtttccagtaaaaacctcctgaacaaccaacactgaagaaattctaacaAGGAAAACTTTCAGCTggaatctgcaatcctcaccactagatgccactatatccccctaaataTTACACACCTTCAAGTTGTGCATATTTTGTCCCTCTCAATAAACCCTAAACATGTTTTAGTTTCGTCATATTACTCAAGTCAAAGTGAACCTTATTAAAGCAAAACTTTTAAACAAAAGTTTTAAAGCTCACTTGTCACCCAAGTAAATTTGGACAACACTGGAGAGTTATTTATGTGTGAACACACAGCTGGGGTTTCTTGCTAACAAGAAGGCAGCAGGGAAATGAACCCTGAACCTGGAACTGCTCTTTATTTAACAATAGCACACTTGTTGCTTGACCTTGAGATCACTAACCACATGCACAACTTAACTTATGGTGCAAGAACTCACAACATTAACCGTAACCCATTACAACTATTGTGAAATGCATGAACAAATAACCACTGCGTAATAGGTAATATATTAACATATATATATCGTGATAGACAATAGGTTGTCCGTACATTATTAAAAAAggatttaaatttttgtttcatGACACTGAGAGACAAGACAGGGTCAGGGCAGAGGTTATGTTTGATTGTGACACCTAAAGAGTCAGCTTTTATCACCCAGATTTTGCTGTTAAACAAAGTCAAATAGATTCAGTGGACTGAGACGGAAGCTGACTAATGGGTTGAGAATAACAGGATATGGTGAGGTTTCAGTGACGGGGAAGTCACCTGGGAGAAAGCTCCTCAGCTCCACTATATAAGACTGAGCAGATCAAGAGGGGACCATGGCACAGCTTCAAGAGAGAAGAACAGCACAAATCAGCGTACTTAAAAAATCCTTCTCTCAGACGCTCCACAAAAAAAGAGCACAggtaagaatttttttttttaaccttcttGCTTTCAAACATCTCGAATTTGTACACAaggttttatttctgttgcaCTGTATTCAGATATTATCACaatgtctctctctgctcattTTCCAGAAGCTTAAACAATGAGAAGCGCTCACTCTTTGGCTGGAATCCTGCTCCTCATCGTGATCCAAAGCAGCTGGCAGATGCCTGACCAGGACACAGACCGAAATCCCATGTAAGATCAACTCTCAGCTTTTGCCTTTCACATTGGCCTGAAAACCTCCCGTAGCAAATATGCTTAATGAGAGGATTAGGAAGGTCTCACCATGACAGTATTTGGTGACACCATCCTGAGCTGCAAGAAAAATGAATGCTGCAAATCTTTTGAAGCAAACaaccagatttttaaaaatggctcagatactttttttttttttttactctgtagCAACGACCacatttttaaacttaaatgtttttcttttttgtttgatttatccTTATTTTCgcatttattttttgccttgAGAGGGTTCCAGTTGGCCAACATTTCTTAAGGAAGACAGGCAAAGGATACTTGTGCTGGCAGACTGCTTTGCCATTGACAGCTCCATGTGTTGCATTCAAAGTATCAGCTGTTGACTTTACAGGAACAGGATCTCCAAAGCAAACAGACCAAACGTCATTATGCCAACTGTAATTCTTAATGAGAAAAGCtcattttaatttgcattttagtGAAGTTATGTGAGATGCTTTATCTTTCATGTATTTCAGTGCCTTCCTTGCAGTGTTATTTGCATGTATTGGCATTAtaatatttctttgttttggtatCAGGAATTGTAGCGCTGGCTGATGCAAAACTCATTTCATAATCACAGCGTCATCGAGATTTAGATTTACAGACATGATTACTGATTCTAAAATATATGAGTAGTGTTTGGTGGATGGGATTAATGCAGCAGGATGAGAAGTTGTAGTGCGCTAGGGGAGCCCACAACAGAGAGAAGGGACAGATTAAAGGGCAGGAAAGCTCAGACAGGAAAAATGGTACTCATTTACAGACATATGACGGTAAGGGGAGTGTTTGAGATGAAACTGTCAACTGAAGCCATATTATCTCCATCATGTCTAGGCAACTGGCTGAAAACTCCATGCTGAGTGAACCCATTGAGCTCCCAAACATGAAGAGACACTCAGAGGGAACATTTTCCAACGATTACAGTAAATATCTGGAGACGAGAAGAGCACAAGACTTTGTCCAGTGGCTAAAGAACTCAAAAAGGAACGGGTAAGTGCACCCTTTTCATATGGGACCATTTCAACGTGGTGTCACAGACAGTATGaattaaataaaggtaaagtCTGTAATATATTGAGTCTGGCTTTATTTGCAGTAATACTGTAAATATGCCCCTAGCATTGGATCAACAACACAATTACATACATCATCTAAATCCGACTGTCTCCACAGGAGCATATTTAGACGCCATGCAGACGGCACCTACACCAGCGACGTGAGCTCCTACCTGCAGGACCAGGCAGCCAAGGAGTTTGTGTACTGGCTTAAGACTGGCCGAGGCAGAAGAGAGTGAACTCAACCAGCAGCTGCCTAAATAATCCGACAgctcacactgacactgtgCTATTATATGTTTCACGATCTGTgctagacttttttttttctttgtcatgctATTAAAATCCCCTCCTGAGAAGCTCTGTCGGCCTTCAGTGGTTGAAGGAAGTGTTGTCAAAATGCAAAAAGTTACAGTATGTTGTGTCTCGATCATAAATGCTGTGTGATCTTTTGATCAAGCATTCACATCATGATTCATTTGTTCACATTCTGgcatcttcatcctcctcctcacataaaatgtgtcacattATTGATCTGAACTGCGATAATTACGTCTGTAGATAGTCTCAATACCTTTTCTTATTATTCAGATTAAAGTCATATTTAGTTTTCAATAAAGAAACGTGTACAATCTATGAGTTCCCTGTTTAAAAGAAATGAattaatatttgaaatattgGTTTGACAAGTATCATTCTTGGCGAGGATCTACATCTAACTGTACATATGTACATCTACATATATAACATATAAAACTTACATCAGTAGTAATTCCACGGAGAACATTTTCTACGTATTTGCTTTAAGGAGAATTTAAAAGCTGTCTTAAGTTCTGACAGCGAGCACCAATCATGCTCTCCTTCTGTTTATGGAGGCggaataaaaatcaataaacacGTTGCTCCACAGGGAGATACGTGCTTTGGGATTTCTACCAGGTAACAGGATGATGTGTGTCACCTGTCAGCTGTTCACTGGTGAAGGATCTCCAAGTGATGCTCTGACAGCACACCAAGGAGGGTTATGCTAAACGAAAGAACATGAAATCCAGTCAGTCAGCTCAGACTCGTTGGGAACAATGACTGGGTCGACACCCATGAGTTGCTCCTGGCGCTGAGACAAAACAGGAATTCACATGAGCCAGCAGCTTGACATGCTTTGGGATGTGTCACCTCTCTAAGCTGTCATCCGTAGCACATCAAACCATCTGCTGATTGCGAGAACCTATGCCCACCTCAGTCTATTTGTAGGCCAAATCTCTGAGGGTTAAAGATTGGACATTTATGCTTAGCAGCAGTGATGTTGGATGTTTCCATCATGTCATCCCTCATGCAGCTATTACGTCAATGCAGTGTGTGATCAAGCATGTGCAGCTCTATGCAATTATGTGATAGTTTGTCTGTCACATCTGTAACACTTAAAAGTAATGGTGCAAAAACTTGTTTAAAGGGCCAGTtaacccccaaatcaaaaatacatatttttcctcctacctgtagtTCGTCAGTCTAGATatctttggtgtgagttgccaagtgttggagatatcagccgtagagatgtctgccttctcttaaatataatggaactaaacggtactcagcttgtggtgcccaaagtgccaaaaaaaaaatacatctgaaaaactcagcagcaatgtctctttccagaatcATGACCCCTTTtatcaagataatccacagaccttgttgtgagcagtttcatgtaggaactattttctgtcttccaaactacacctgccaactgtatcaacGCGCacaaggaagcatgcatctaccgCTACCACTTCGATAGCAAAtgttagggctcatttatgttCCACATTAGATACAGAgatggacggagccttctgtcttTAATCTGCGTTCATTTTGTCaatatttgttcatgttttccgAGACCTTATGGATAAGAACGAAAGAAATGACTGCAGGAGacaacagaggaatttaaataaTGGTGCAACAGAACCAATTGTTTATATAGTGCAAAGGATTCTCCGTCcacatgttaaaatgtgtatgaTGGCTGCACAGACCACCACCttctacaacgctgcctccgttaaaggtacaatattacaacctcctccaacttttgactctgccttctagtgccatctattggctgtacgacgaatggaagtatgagggcagttttgaccgatctgcatgaatctcgctgaacataatctagggaccaatatctaaagttccctcttggcaaaagttggaaaacttactaaaactgagcttctataaggcaatgaatattgcggagggtgtggctcatcacattaaggtgtataacatctcaagggtttcaccgatcaccacgcaactttgtaggcatatgaccacacataatctgaggggacccctccattattgacccaatcaaacaaaatgggggcgctagagagctaatttcttatctaggcctaaccgccatatcgatttttactaaacttggtagatatgtagaacaggacgcctgaaggtgactggagaaatttagcTCCAACTgacaactgggtggcgcta is from Epinephelus moara isolate mb chromosome 7, YSFRI_EMoa_1.0, whole genome shotgun sequence and encodes:
- the gcgb gene encoding glucagon b gives rise to the protein MRSAHSLAGILLLIVIQSSWQMPDQDTDRNPMQLAENSMLSEPIELPNMKRHSEGTFSNDYSKYLETRRAQDFVQWLKNSKRNGSIFRRHADGTYTSDVSSYLQDQAAKEFVYWLKTGRGRRE